The DNA region ATTATAGAAAATGAAGATGAAATTGTTAGGTATTTGAAAAAATCTGAAAATGTTGATACAAAAAGTTTTTTTGAGAAAAATAATCAAATTGATAAAATACTGGAAGAAATACATTAGCTGAATTTTGAAAAATTTAAAAAATTATAAAAATAAAAATTTAAGGAAAGAAATTAAAAAATGGAAAATAAAATTGAAATTATAGGAAAAAATGGACAAAAACTGGAAATTACAAAAGCCGAAAAAGAAAAAAGGGCGAATATAAAAAAAGTAAATGATGAATTTAAAAAAATAAATGCAGAAAAAAGTAAAATTATAAATGAACAGGAACTTTGGAAATATTTTTTTGAAAAACCCAAAAGAAATTATAATAAATACATGTATGAAATGCTTGAATTTCCTGAGTATTTGATGTATAATAATGAGAACGTAGATAAATATTGTGGAAAATGGAATGATTTTTTTGGAAATAATAATGACATTTATCTTGAAATCGGCTGTGGGAGCGGCAATTTTACTGTGCAAAATGCAGAAAAATTTAAGGACAGAAATTATATTGCACTGGAATTACGATTTAAGCGGCTTGTTCTTGGAGCAAAGAAATCTAAAAAAAGAAACTTGAATAATATTCTTTTTGTAAGAAAAAGAGGGGAAACAATATTAGATTTTATTGGTAAAAATGAAATTTCTGGTGTGTATATTAATTTTCCTGATCCTTGGGAAGGTGAGGAGAGAAAAAGGGTTATAAGTGAGAGTTTGTTTTCTAAATTAGACATTATTTTAAAAACAGATGGGAAATTATTTTTTAAAACGGATCACGAACAATATTATGAGGATGTTCTGGAATTAGTAAAGGCACTTGAAAATTATCAAATTGTCTATCATACAAGAGATTTGCACAATTCAGAAAAGGCAAATGAGAATATAAAAACTGAATTTGAACAAATGTTTTTAAGTAAACATAATATGAATATTAAATATATAGAAATAAAAAAAATTAAATAATAAATATTGAAAGGAGAGAAATAAGAATATATTTTGAAAAACAGAAATAAAAAACTGTATATCAAAAATTCTTATAAATAATTATGGAAAATAAAAATACATATAACGAGCTGCTTTATAAATCCAATCCATTTAATTATACGATTCCATCGTTATTGGAAGCAT from Leptotrichia trevisanii DSM 22070 includes:
- the trmB gene encoding tRNA (guanosine(46)-N7)-methyltransferase TrmB, producing the protein MENKIEIIGKNGQKLEITKAEKEKRANIKKVNDEFKKINAEKSKIINEQELWKYFFEKPKRNYNKYMYEMLEFPEYLMYNNENVDKYCGKWNDFFGNNNDIYLEIGCGSGNFTVQNAEKFKDRNYIALELRFKRLVLGAKKSKKRNLNNILFVRKRGETILDFIGKNEISGVYINFPDPWEGEERKRVISESLFSKLDIILKTDGKLFFKTDHEQYYEDVLELVKALENYQIVYHTRDLHNSEKANENIKTEFEQMFLSKHNMNIKYIEIKKIK